A window of Gossypium hirsutum isolate 1008001.06 chromosome D13, Gossypium_hirsutum_v2.1, whole genome shotgun sequence genomic DNA:
agaagaaTAAGATCACTAatattgaaactattgcactcataGAAAGCTATAGTGCTATTTTGACAAACAAGTTGCCccctaaattgaaagatcctgGGAGCATTACCATTCCATATTTAATTAGCAATCATTATTTGGGCAAGCCTTTATCCAACTTGGTAGCTAACATTAACCTGATGCCACTATCTACCTTCaaaaagttgggaattggtcacatgaaatcTACTGCACTGACATTACAACTAGCTGATCGATCcttggctcaacctgaagggcAAATCAAAGATGTCTTCATTCATGTGAATAGATTCATTTTTTCTAAAAGACGTTGTATGAGGCTTTGGGTTTGAAGTTTCACTTATTAAAACATATCATCCACGGTTAGATAGTCAATCTGAGAGCGTGATCTAGATTCTCGAGGATATACTTCAGAGTTGTGCTATTGATTTTAGGAATGACATTTACCATTGGCTGAGTTcacgtacaataacagttatcagaggagtattcgaatggctccaTTTGAGGCAATTTATAGTAGGAAGTATATGTTGGTCTAACATGGAGGAGAAGAGGAATTTTGGTCCAAATTTGGTCTGTGAGATTGAGGACAAGGTGAAACTTATCTGTGAGCGATTGCAGGTTGTTTTAGATAGGCAGAAATCTTATACTGACTTGAGACGTCGAGATATCGAGTAtgaggttggtgataaggtgatagcattagaaagaacataggttttcctccttattggttaaattgttcccatttagttatccttagcatatattttagcattttaagtttagtaaatttcattttataactcagtgaatcctagcctattttatccttaattttgctatctttttgcattaatgtcgctgcatgagttaattccagattgcgtCCAAAATTGTCACTGCACCTGACAGCTATCCGGATAAGAACTAAAATTACGTGAGCTATCCAGTCTtgtataaccaacctgtacgtaCAAGGATAGAATAATTCTAAGGAAATGACGCCTGTACTGTTGGAGGAGGGCATAAAAGGTTAACGTGAGAAGCAAAgaatgagtttttttttgttgatcatcaacatcttcatcctaccttgaagcttgcggccatggcagcttaagcctctcataggtgagccaacgtgaaaacTAGATGCAGATTAGCTTCTGATGAGGAGACCTAAGTGCCAGACAAAAGGGAATAGGGAGATTCAgttgagttgtctaggaatagtattctccactcgagtctttcttatttatttctaaatgctggtgatgACTCTCTATTTTCTGTTTGTATGAAAGTACACATGAATTattggttaaatgttatcttagcaatcttgcttttattgtttactcttggggtttgaatgtttcttaacatggaagtgttattgcaatcactgacactggaaagtgcagcgatagtttgagccaacaagcattacaacagaagttgagtgaggattagaggaatttagtccagttgttcttaatagtgccatgttgccatcatcggaaggtagggttaatgtgcatgtttaagtctcagattaaatagaggagtgacgCTTGGTAAGTTATACATTCAATTTTATTTCCTCGACAATCCTCTATCATTTTATATCTTGTGAGCACTTATTATTCTACTAAGGATTCATGTttgggatcccagtttatcattatcatattttattttaaccttttcaagttattgcatcgacaactatcctcacaatttagctcatttatatctagttattgcaccgacattaatagacaaaaggcAACCATCCCtatgggatcgatatccgacagagtcagatctgtctactatacttgcattgacagtgtatgcttgcacattatGTTGTGACGTTAGCATCCGATCATAAGGTGTTTCTGAAGGTCTCACATTGGAAGAAGGTTTTTAAGTTCGGACAGAAAGGTAAGCTTAGTCTAAGGTTCATTGGCTCTTACGAGGTGATTGAGCGGATTGGACCAGTTGTTTTTCGTCTTCTGTTGCCGCCTCAGCTTGAGGGCATTCACGATGTCTTTTATGTTTCCATGCTTTAGAAGTATAGATCGAATCCTTCCCCTGTTGTTCCTGTTGAGGAGGTTGAGGTTCGATCTGACATTTCTTATGAGGAGGAACCGATTGTGATATTAGACCGTGAGGTCAAGGTGCTGTGTAGTAAGACGGTTCAACTAGTGAAAGTTTTTTTGTGCAACCACAAGACTAAGGAAGCCACTTGGGAGTCGGAACATATCCTGAGGCGTTAGTATCTGTATTTGTTTGATTTAGGTAAATTtcggggatgaaatttcttttaagagggggagagttgtaaggCCCTAAAAATCAGTCTAGTTGTTTCGAGTAAGTTTTCCAGTTCTAAGAGAAAAATTAAGAGTTAATCGGAGTTATTAGTAATTTTTCTCTTagtttagttagcttaatttcattttaaaaaaatgggaaataatattttagaaagtaaaaatatttttagaaaattaaattttatagttttaaataatttttgggtaaaataaatattttgggtcaaattagaattgaaaaataaattaaaatgggggtTTACttgagagaatttaaaatattaattacataggaccattttgcaaaagaagGGAAATATTTGAGTGGTTTTATGATAAATTAcccataattcaaaattttggagggaaaagaTTACTTTGTAGAACAAAGGAATTGTGGGAGTGGCCTGATGGCAATTTccccaatttttgaaaattaggtggGGGTTTTGTAGCTAAAAAAGACTGCAACCCCCTCACTTCACACACAAATTTCACCCAATTTCTAagtattttctctcatttttctttttcatttttgaagTCCACATTTCAAAGATTAGatcttatcttttattttctccaaattctctcaaaattctccagaaaagattttcaaagttgggaaAAAACTCATCCGAGTTCTTCAAAGATCTTGATCCAATCGTCAATATTAATGATTCTAGATCGATTGAAGGTAATTTCTCAACTCTAAAttcattttaaagtttttttaatcatttattttcaatttagattGATTAAAATGGTTTTTCAAATCTTGATCTCTTCTCTCTTGAACATGAAATTCATCAATGATGAATTCAAGGTTTTGAGTTGGAATCCAAGTTTAAATGTACATCTAAGCTCAAATCATGTTTATTAAGagatttttttattagaaaacaaaagattAAACTCATTTGATTGATCAATTTTGACAAATCCATTTttaactgtaacgccccaaaccaGGCCTcgacgttatggttgaatctggcgatgtcacatggaaagagatttgaagacaagattgtcgagtttaaaaaccgttacagtaagttagcttttatttaattcaaaaaacaaactagttgatttgctttaaaacttgtatCTTAGcagaagcttttgtaaccaattaatttagggaaaatcgtttctatttatgaaaaagcttagttttttttaaaaacagtgTTTTGTGGagttatagttttaaaaaaaatccataaaaaacaatataaagtcccaaatttaaagccaactaGCCTATAGTCCAGAAGATatatcaaaaaccccaaataagtaataaattctaggcattaaacAGTCCCTGGTTTTGTTTTTgccgaatctttttttttttgcgtttcgggtacacacctattttgtttgatgctaaaacagtcaccgagcaatccaaagcctataatcaagatactcaacatcaatttaactaATTGACAAgtgaattgacaaccaagaacgaacaaaaacccaacttaccaccaacgataacccttcgtttaactattgttaagacgagaacactgaattcaACAGTCCGAGCCTCCCCCTACGCCCAAATCACAGAgaaaaacattaccacttcagtcgttaaagagattcatgacagaaacgaagagaaacacttatcgaaactaagcgagcactaaccgcgtgtaaaaacaaaggaaaataaatggattagggaaaaattaagaagaagaaaaacaagagaaagatggaaaaactcagagaatttcggcaagaggagagggagaagaatagatggtagaattttttttggaaaagaaagtaaaaattCAGTTATgggaaaaaatagaataaaatcctGATAACcaccaaaatcccttaatcttctcccctaattcccactatacctccactactcagaatccccctattacacaactctatcccaaAATCTAAGcaaaaaaataatacccttgcctgcatcgggattcaaacacaagacctccactataataacacaccattttaccactagaccagcagacccattctaatgtaatttacccaaaatgaaataaaagcctactaaatAAGAGTAAGGCCtgattcattcaaaataccaaaattttcccaagcgaaggattgaacttgggacctccaaaACACtctcagaacacataaccactaaagttgacagatatttgtgtcatattttcacaataacgaaattagaaattttagggcgttacaaataTAACGCgatagttcgcaacaaatgctgaacttcGGTATATTTAGTAAACATGAATAAAACCATAACAATCATCTCAACATCAACCAAATCTCGAACAACGCGCGTTATAACCTATTGGAATGCCAATCGTATCTTATCCTATGTTTATCAGCTCACATATTTATCATGTATCAACATTCAATAGAATTTCTTTTCCAAATCATTCCACTTGCCACAATTCAATACTCCCAAGTCATCGTAAAATTTccatccataattaattaaacgTTTAAAATATACTGAAATTAAATCGTACGAACTTACCAGGGCCAAATTGCAGAAACAACaaaagttcaaggactaatcaACAACCTTCCCTTTTCCACGATTATCAACTtgatcttgatctataatataatttatttcaattattagccTCAATTTTCATATTCTATCctatttaatacatataattctttaatttaaattttgcACATAtgcccctaacatttacactttacacaatttggtccttaaaacCAAACAAGCTTATTTTCccctaattaaaatttataactattagaccaaatttataaaaatctcAAATCAATCCTCACATACTAAAATTTcacataaatatcatatttaatttgatttattcagATATATCCCTAAACTCAAAGTAAAGGAAAATCTCTTAGTAAAATATTCCTATTTAACATTCATGCAAAGCAATCCATCATTAAACTTAAAAAACCTACAATATTCATGAATGGCATCTTTCAAAATCTTATACCATTTAATAACTTAACTCCCAGGTTAACTAGATAGAGTTAATATGATCCCAAAAACATAACATTCATTAAAAACGATTAAGAAAATACTGACATGCACCCCTCCAAGCTTTGCCGaaacctaactagaaaaatggtGGCTTTTCACCCTCCTAATTTTGGCTATCACATGAAGATGAGGatgaatttcattattattattttgttagcTTTAACTAttgttttaccattttaccctttttaaTATAACACAATGCTTAACCAAACTTAACCCATAATTGTCCACCAACTTATTGAATGGTTTAATTAACACATAGGCCTAACAACTCAAATTTTACTAAccaattaatacttttaaataataaaactatcTTTTCAAACTTATACGTGTTGatctattttctttaattaattaaccagaatataaaatttattaaccaaaatttaatacgatactaatgaccttgtaaatattaaataattaatatttatgaactgACACGTCAGaattgtggtcatgaaaccactatttctaacgCCACTGGGAATCAAGCTATTACATTAGTTGTTAAGAAGTAATAAAGCTATCCTTAAGACCCGAGTTTTATTCCCCTTTcctatataatttttatttactatatttttgtccaaaacccTAGCAGCTGTCGGCCCATTTAGTAACCCTaggtatttaatttatttttctttttaattttgcctCATTAGctcattttttcattttctctatCGTCCCCTACTTCTTTTCTCTCATATtccccaattttcttttctttttatcttgTGTCACCCTTAAGCCTAATTTACTCCcatattttcctttctttttccatCATTGTCATTGACCGGCTACGCACTTGTACATTAAAACAACAAATTTATATAACAATTTTGAAAGGTCGATTTTACTGCAAGCATataggtcagttgtaatatttatagttcttATGGAACACGAAGTGTTCCAAGGGTTTGAACCCAAAGGAGTCTATCTAATTACTCACCAATTGCTATAGTACGACAACACATAAATAGAGATTTTAAACACTAATTTCTAGATTAACTatcctaaggactaaattgcaaggaATGTAAAATAAACAGACTATCTAACCAATAACTAATAGTGGTTGGTTGATTTGGATGTGGTTCATCGATCCTCAAACAAGGAACATAAATCACTTAAATCACTAAGTGGTTCCATTTTATCTTCCGATCTCAATTTTACGAACTTAGACAAATTAGGTTCGATTTATCTTTTGATCTCATTGGTTAATTCAAGACTAATGAATGGTTGCGCGATAAGATCACCTTCCGATCTCATTTTATCTATATATTCTCTTAGGGGAATCACCACCTGAGTTCTTAGTTCAatttgatttagtccaatttattacgatttagtcatttgtaCAAAAATTAGCTTACCCACATCTCTATCAACCAACCCTTTGGGTTTAGTTATCCATTACCATATTAAAGCTAACAAACATGAAAGAAACAACTAAGATATCCAAAAGCATCAAAtgtaagaaaataaagataaaagattGGATTTTTAATGTTGAAACCTAAAAGTAAAGTACAGATGAACAACTAGCAGTAAGGCAAGAAGCAAGAAACATTAAAGGTAAAGtctttaataactaaaactaaagaaaactgaAATAACATTAAGCAAAGATTAAAGAGTGATtccaagaaattttaaagtttttaacatgtaaataaacctaagctacaaCAAAAACAAACTTAACTAACAACTATGAAACTAagtaaaacccaaaataaacataaactAGAACCCTAAAACTATAGAGAACAAAACTACCTTAATCCTAAACttaaagatgaaagaaaccctaaaACTATAAAACTTTCTAACCTAAAACTATAGCCTCCTTTTTCCTCAGCCAAGAGTGGCTTGAAATAGTTGATTTCTAAACCAAAAATGTTTCCTAAAGTTCCCTTAAATGTTGTCTTTTGATTTGTGCTTCGGGTGGACGAACTTTGCCCCTAATGTCATTTTTTGTCCCTACATGACAGGGATATCGTGATACTCAAGGTAGGATATCGTGATATCATTGACAGTCTCCAATATGGGGTACTTCATGTGGATATCACGATCTAACTATAGATGGcctcttttcttcttcaaatcGGGTCTATTGGAGGTGTTGTGACTTCCATGCTTCGATGTCACGATACCCCCTTCTAAGCAATGTTTTCACTCATGTGTGGGCCTCTGATGGCTccctacaacactcaatcaaCCGTTAGGGTCTTCAATGGCACAATTGGCCAGTTTAggtaaaaaatagataaaaatgagacattttcatttattaactaaaaatacgaaaataatgataataataaaaacta
This region includes:
- the LOC107919072 gene encoding uncharacterized protein is translated as MEEKRNFGPNLVCEIEDKVKLICERLQVVLDRQKSYTDLRRRDIEYEVGDKCMLAHYVVTLASDHKVFLKVSHWKKVFKFGQKGKLSLRFIGSYEKYRSNPSPVVPVEEVEVRSDISYEEEPIVILDREVKVLCSKTVQLVKVFLCNHKTKEATWESEHILRR